CAGAAATCTTTCATGAAGAAGGTCATATCCATCTGGCGCGCCATAGGATCTTGAATCGTCCAGAAATTGTGCATGGTTGACGCGACCGGGATGATGAAGAGCACGATCAAGGCAACTCCCACCAGCGGGTACAGCCCCAGTATGATACTCAGTCCACCGAGGATAATCATTGCACCGCTGCCGCGCACAGCCAGACCCGGGAAAGGCACGCCTTTTGACTGCGTCCAGGGAATCATGGCTTGCGCCTGGGCAAAGTGGGCATAGCCGCCGAAAATCCAATACACACCGACAATAATCCTACCGATCAGAAACACAATATCCATTTTTATCTCCTTTGATAAATCATAATAGTTTTGTGCTGCTACATTGGTTTTTCAGAATTTATTTTTACAAGAGAGCTACTACCTCTTTTCATTAAAAAGATATTATGTGTTTTTATCCGCTTCAATTTGTTTAAAGGCCCGCAAAAAAGCTTCATAAGGTTGCGCACCGACAATGGCGTAATGATCATTCAAAACGTAAGTCGGCACTCCTGTCACGCCGATTTGAGAGGCGTGCTTCACCAGCCCATTTACTGTCGCTGTATACCTGCCTGCTTCCACTTCGCTCTGCATCTCGTCCGCGTCCAGTCCGACTTGCAGGGCGGCATCGCGCAGGACGTTCCATTTGCTGACGTCTTCGCCTTTGCCGTAGAACTTGTCAAAGACGGCATGATG
This sequence is a window from Cytophagia bacterium CHB2. Protein-coding genes within it:
- a CDS encoding DsbA family oxidoreductase is translated as MVATLIEKHSAQVEWRPFYLRPDTPPEGMELPDYVRARAAQSQGRLKQMANAYGLEMVFATRIPNTRIAHESTEYARQKGKGFEFHHAVFDKFYGKGEDVSKWNVLRDAALQVGLDADEMQSEVEAGRYTATVNGLVKHASQIGVTGVPTYVLNDHYAIVGAQPYEAFLRAFKQIEADKNT
- a CDS encoding DoxX family protein; its protein translation is MDIVFLIGRIIVGVYWIFGGYAHFAQAQAMIPWTQSKGVPFPGLAVRGSGAMIILGGLSIILGLYPLVGVALIVLFIIPVASTMHNFWTIQDPMARQMDMTFFMKDF